The following proteins are encoded in a genomic region of Enoplosus armatus isolate fEnoArm2 chromosome 11, fEnoArm2.hap1, whole genome shotgun sequence:
- the cog3 gene encoding conserved oligomeric Golgi complex subunit 3, whose protein sequence is MAFTDQSLLDLTDKETREKLSLWDRRTDAMAPLTDKQMDSVLEIRSEAETLSIPSELPIEDLCSLSSRSLQSPFTATVPASTEDVLLKGFQMLDMENDRIETAQQFFAWFAKLQGNMDQDDNVKYRKTRDDLNCYQEQCDAILKDVSTALEHLDSLQKQYLFVSNKTGTLHEACEQLLKEQSELVDLAESIQQKLSYFNELENINTKLNSPTLSVNSEGFIPMLSKLDDCIEYVSSHPNFKDYPVYLAKFKQCLSKAMHFMKIHIVNTMQNLTSQLTKRDPMGLTNADNAFTLYYVKFRAVAPKVRSLIEQIEQRAEKIPEYHQLLDEIHQCYLDQREQLLSPSITSTITDLTNQNSKDHCALVRSGCAFMVHVCQDEHQLYNDFFSKPTPNLDELLEKLCVSLYDVLRPLIIHIIHLETLSELCSILKNEMLEDHVHNNAAQLGAFDAVVKQMLEDVQERLVYRTHIYIQTDITGYNPAPGDLAYPEKLEMMERIAQSLKEEQMKQMSQESMFSDVQLEDPDGRRNSNAGSVEASSLQTSISPADLHGMWYPTVRRTLVCLSKLYRCIDRAVFQGLSQEALSACIQSLLKASDIILKNKTQIDGQLFLIKHLLIMREQIAPFHTDFAIKEISLDLKKTRDAAFKILNPKAVPKFFRLNSHNAILEFLLEGTPEIKEHYIDSKKEVDRHLKFSCEQFIQQQTQIFVGNLEEFLTKVAALKTMAIQGGPTYSLSQQPWAQPAKINDIVMATYRVMKSKLPSTLQSMSLYLANRDTEFILFKPVRNNIQQVFQRLHTLLQEEYSGEDLQIIACPSMEQINLLLSVNK, encoded by the exons ATGGCGTTTACAGATCAGTCCCTCCTGGACCTAACAGATAAAGAAACCCGGGAGAAACTGTCGTTATGGGATCGCCGCACCGATGCCATGGCTCctctcacagacaaacaaatggaCTCTGTCCTGGAGATCCGATCCGAAGCTGAAACGCTCTCTATCCCGTCAGAG ttgcCCATTGAGGACTTGTGCAGCCTGTCGTCGCGGTCCTTGCAGTCCCCCTTCACAGCGACTGTGCCCGCTTCAACAGAGGACGTCCTGCTCAAGGGTTTCCAGATGCTTGATATGGAGAATGACAGGATAGAAACTGCACAGCAG TTTTTTGCCTGGTTTGCCAAGTTACAGGGAAACATGGACCAGGATGACAACGTAAAATACAG GAAAACCAGAGATGATCTAAACTGCTACCAGGAACAATGCGATGCTATTCTGAAAGATGTCAGTACTGCCCTGGAGCACTTGGACTCCCTTCAGAAACAGTATCTTTTTGTGTCCAATAAGACTGGCACCCTGCATGAGGCCTGTGAACAGCTCCTAAAAGAGCAG tcTGAGCTTGTTGACCTGGCAGAGAGCATACAGCAGAAACTGTCATATTTTAATGAGTTAGAAAACATTAACACG aaaCTGAACTCGCCAACCTTGTCTGTAAATAGCGAAGGTTTTATACCAATGCTGTCGAAGTTGGATGACTGCATTGAATATGTTTCTTCACAT CCCAATTTCAAGGACTATCCGGTTTATTTGGCCAAGTTTAAACAATGTCTTTCTAAAGCTATGCACTTCATGAAGATCCACATTGTTAACACTATGCAGAATCTCACAAGCCAGTTAACGAAAAGG GATCCAATGGGCTTGACCAATGCAGACAATGCCTTCACTCTTTACTATGTAAAGTTTAGAGCAGTTGCACCTAAAGTTAGA tcacTGATTGAACAGATAGAACAGCGAGCAGAGAAGATTCCAGA ATACCATCAGCTCCTAGATGAGATCCATCAGTGCTACCTTGACCAGAGAGAGCAGCTCCTCAGTCCCAGCATTACATCCACCATCACTGACCTGAccaaccaaaacagcaaagaccACTGCGCTCTG GTTCGCAGTGGCTGTGCCTTTATGGTTCACGTGTGCCAGGATGAACACCAACTGTACAATGACTTCTTCTCTAAACCCACACCTAACCTAGA CGAGCTGCTAGAGAAGTTGTGCGTGTCCCTGTATGATGTCCTGCGGCCTCTAATCATCCACATCATTCACCTGGAAACCCTGTCTGAGCTCTGCAGCATCCTGAAGAATGAGATGCTGGAAGACCACGTTCACAACAATG CTGCTCAGTTGGGGGCCTTTGATGCAGTAGTGAAGCAGATGCTGGAGGATGTCCAGGAGAGGCTGGTCTACAGGACTCACATTTACATCCAGACTGATATCACAGGCTACAACCCAGCTCCCGGGGATCTGGCCTATCCTGAGAAACTGGAGATGATGGAG AGAATTGCTCAGAGCTTGAAGGAAGAGCAGATGAAGCAGATGTCACAAGAGTCCATGTTTTCTGATGTTCAGCTTGAGGATCCTGATGGTAGAAGAAACAGCAATGCCG GGAGTGTAGAAGCATCAAGCCTACAGACATCTATTTCTCCTGCTGATCTGCACGGCATGTGGTACCCCACCGTTAGGCGAACACTGGTTTGTCTGTCCAAGCTCTACAGATGTATAGAT AGAGCAGTCTTCCAGGGTTTATCTCAAGAAGCCTTATCTGCCTGCATCCAGTCCCTGCTTAAAGCCTCGGATATCATCCTTAAAAACAAG ACACAAATAGATGGGCAACTTTTCCTGATCAAGCACCTGCTGATAATGCGTGAACAGATTGCCCCATTTCACACTGATTTTGCCATCAAGGAAATCTCCCTGGACCTGAAGAAAACGCGAG ATGCTGCCTTCAAAATCCTGAACCCTAAGGCTGTTCCCAAATTCTTCCGACTTAACAGTCACAACGCCATTCTTGAATTCCTGTTGGAg GGAACACCCGAGATAAAGGAGCACTACATTGACTCTAAGAAGGAAGTGGACCGACACCTGAAGTTCAGCTGTGAGCAGTTCATCCAGCAGCAGACTCAGATCTTTGTGGGGAACCTTGAGGAGTTTCTCACCAAG GTTGCAGCTCTTAAAACTATGGCCATCCAAGGTGGTCCCACATACAGTCTGTCTCAGCAACCTTGGGCACAGCCAG ccaAGATCAACGATATAGTGATGGCTACCTACCGGGTGATGAAGAGCAAGCTGCCAAGCACTTTGCAGAGCATGTCCTTGTACTTAGCCAATAGAGACACAGAGTTCATCCTTTTCAAGCCTGTCCGG AATAACATCCAGCAAGTATTCCAAAGACTGCACACCTTGCTTCAGGAGGAATACAGCGGAGAAGACCTTCAAATCATTGCATGTCCATCTATGGAGCAG ATTAACCTACTACTGTCTGTGAATAAGTAA